Proteins encoded by one window of Arachis hypogaea cultivar Tifrunner chromosome 1, arahy.Tifrunner.gnm2.J5K5, whole genome shotgun sequence:
- the LOC112728510 gene encoding uncharacterized protein codes for MSPYFQDMLDGVAGIGLGYKGPSYDKLRVHLLADLKRESQILVDSYRSAWKETGCTLIADGWTDQRQRTPNNIVHVVTDNAANYVAASRLINRKYDNIYWSPCAAHCLNLILKDISSMAHISNLATRASKITVFVYNHTIFLSWLRETPKWREIVCLGATRSATGRAVSAIILDAKFWDDCFTVCKLVSPLIYLLRVVDADDPSSLGYVYEGMLRVEDAIKEMFRQSKTAYQPYTDIINSRWDKHLKKDLHAAAYFLNPKFFFNENYKEAPDVMRGLLDLVTLYCKCNNLDSVQAMKEIHLYRDRKESFDRQEVIPAASELKPGKNMVEYLF; via the exons ATGTCGCCATATTTCCAAGATATGTTAGATGGTGTTGCTGGTATTGGACTTGGTTACAAGGGGCCTTCTTATGATAAGttaagggttcatttgttggctgATCTtaaaagagaaagtcaaatacTAGTTGATAGTTATAGGAGTGCATGGAAGGAAACTGGATGTACCCTCATAGCTGATGGTTGGACAGATCAAAGACAAAGAac CCCAAATAATATTGTGCATGTTGTGACTGACAATGCGGCCAATTATGTTGCTGCTAGTAGGCTTATCAATAGAAAATATGATAATATCTATTGGTCACCATGTGCTGCTCATTgccttaatcttattttaaaagatataagcAGCATGGCGCATATTTCTAACCTTGCAACTCGTGCTTCAAAGATCACAGTATTTGTGTACAATCATACGATTTTCTTATCTTGGCTAAGAGAAACACCTAAGTGGAGAGAAATTGTATGTCTTGGTGCAACCCG GAGTGCTACTGGTAGAGCTGTGAGTGCTATTATTCTGGATGCAAAATTTTGGGACGATTGCTTTACTGTATGTAAACTTGTGAGCCCTCTGATTTACTTGCTGAGGGTTGTTGATGCTGATGACCCCTCATCTTTGGGGTATGTTTATGAAGGAATGCTAAGGGTAGAAGATGCAATTAAGGAGATGTTTAGGCAATCCAAGACTGCATATCAGCCGTACACAGATATTATCAACTCAAGATGGGACAAGCATTTGAAGAAAGATCTTCATGCGGCAGCTTACTTCCTGAATCCTAAattcttttttaatgaaaattataaAGAAGCACCTGATGTTATGCGAGGTTTGCTTGATCTTGTTACCTTGTATTGCAAGTGTAACAATTTGGATTCAGTTCAGGCAATGAAAGAAATACATTTATATAGAGATCGGAAGGAAAGTTTTGATAGACAAGAAGTTATTCCAGCTGCATCTGAACTTAAACCTGGTAAGAATATGGTTGAATATTTGTTTTAA